In a genomic window of Variovorax paradoxus:
- a CDS encoding response regulator transcription factor: MPDAATPAASTSALRWRVALLEDDAEVRHFFEACIAAHPELELVASLGLMAEATAWFDSHQADILLTDLALPDGHALELLRQVVRSQPACEVLVVSVFGDEDTVLDCVRAGAVGYIQKDSSPADIAQVIVDIKHGASPISPMIARKLLLHVRGGDARPAASAAPDPAAAMMLTPRETEVLELISRGYSYGEIARLQGVTKHTVQGHIKNLYSKLAVHSRGEAVFEASRMGLLGRMLG; encoded by the coding sequence ATGCCCGACGCCGCCACCCCCGCCGCTTCCACTTCCGCGCTGCGCTGGCGCGTCGCATTGCTCGAGGACGATGCCGAGGTCCGGCACTTCTTCGAGGCCTGCATCGCCGCCCATCCCGAACTCGAGCTGGTCGCCTCGCTGGGCCTGATGGCCGAGGCCACGGCCTGGTTCGACAGCCACCAGGCCGACATCCTGCTGACCGACCTCGCGCTGCCCGACGGCCACGCGCTCGAGCTGCTGCGCCAGGTGGTGCGCAGCCAGCCGGCCTGCGAGGTGCTGGTGGTCTCGGTCTTCGGCGACGAGGACACGGTGCTCGACTGCGTGCGCGCGGGCGCGGTGGGCTACATCCAAAAGGATTCCTCGCCGGCCGACATCGCCCAGGTGATCGTCGACATCAAGCACGGTGCCTCGCCGATCTCGCCGATGATCGCGCGCAAGCTGCTGCTGCACGTGCGCGGCGGCGATGCCAGGCCCGCCGCATCGGCCGCGCCCGACCCGGCCGCCGCCATGATGCTGACCCCGCGCGAGACCGAGGTGCTGGAGCTGATCTCGCGCGGCTACTCGTACGGCGAGATCGCGCGCCTGCAGGGCGTGACCAAGCACACGGTGCAGGGCCACATCAAGAACCTCTACAGCAAGCTCGCGGTGCATTCGCGCGGCGAGGCCGTGTTCGAGGCCAGCCGCATGGGGCTGCTGGGGCGCATGCTGGGCTGA
- a CDS encoding outer membrane protein assembly factor BamE: MAAVWLAAVAALFAGCDSQRIEQLEEGVSTEADVRARFGEPENVWDAPGGRVFEYNRQPQGQKNYMVTIGADGKMSALRQVLTPENFARVKNGMAMEDLRKMLGKPAKVTPYPLRREYEWEWRWLQPPNSPMVFTAVLNDDQRVVRSGSSPDRGTEAP, encoded by the coding sequence GTGGCGGCCGTGTGGCTGGCGGCGGTGGCGGCCCTCTTTGCGGGCTGCGATTCGCAGCGCATCGAGCAGCTCGAGGAGGGCGTATCGACCGAGGCCGACGTGCGTGCGCGCTTCGGCGAACCCGAGAACGTCTGGGACGCGCCCGGCGGCCGGGTGTTCGAATACAACCGCCAGCCCCAGGGCCAGAAGAACTACATGGTCACCATCGGCGCCGACGGAAAGATGAGCGCGCTGCGCCAGGTGCTCACGCCCGAGAACTTCGCGCGCGTGAAGAACGGCATGGCGATGGAAGACCTGCGCAAGATGCTCGGCAAGCCCGCCAAGGTCACGCCCTATCCGCTGCGCCGCGAGTACGAATGGGAATGGCGCTGGCTGCAGCCGCCCAATTCGCCGATGGTGTTCACCGCGGTGCTCAACGACGACCAGCGGGTGGTGCGCAGCGGCTCCTCGCCCGACCGCGGCACCGAGGCGCCCTGA
- a CDS encoding DUF3460 family protein: protein MSIFRRPHYTSEITSFIDEMKTKKPTLEAEQRAGRALLWDKHLDRGLLEEYAEARVPQQPYVYQTQAK from the coding sequence ATGTCCATCTTCCGCCGCCCCCACTACACCTCCGAGATCACCAGCTTCATCGACGAGATGAAAACCAAGAAGCCGACGCTCGAGGCGGAACAGCGCGCGGGCCGCGCCCTGCTCTGGGACAAGCACCTCGACCGCGGCCTGCTCGAGGAATACGCGGAAGCCCGCGTGCCGCAGCAGCCCTACGTCTACCAGACCCAGGCCAAGTAA
- a CDS encoding segregation/condensation protein A, producing the protein MSGPRDEDSDTLVVAMPEVVDQVALARLYGEPLFAMPKDLYIPPEALQVFLEAFEGPLDLLLYLIRKQNFNILDIPMAALTRQYLSYVDEIRQTNLELAAEYLLMAAMLIEIKSRMLLPPKKAAEGEEAEDPRAELVRRLLEYEQTKLQAASLNAMPTYGRDFWRAQVYIEQSLKPRFPEVGVVDLRDAWADIMKRAKLVQHHKISREELSVREHMSIVLRHLQGQRFVEFEKLFDISRGAPVMVVTFIAMLELAKETLIEITQAEAFAPIYVRLAYSPA; encoded by the coding sequence ATGAGCGGACCGCGCGACGAGGACAGCGACACGCTGGTCGTGGCCATGCCCGAGGTGGTCGACCAGGTCGCGCTCGCCCGGCTCTACGGCGAGCCGCTGTTCGCGATGCCGAAGGACCTGTACATCCCGCCCGAGGCGCTGCAGGTCTTCCTCGAGGCCTTCGAGGGCCCGCTGGACCTGCTGCTGTACCTGATCCGCAAGCAGAACTTCAACATCCTCGACATCCCGATGGCCGCGCTGACGCGGCAGTACCTGAGCTACGTCGACGAGATCCGCCAGACCAACCTCGAGCTCGCGGCGGAATACCTGCTGATGGCCGCGATGCTGATCGAGATCAAGTCGCGCATGCTGCTGCCGCCCAAGAAGGCGGCCGAGGGCGAGGAAGCCGAGGACCCGCGCGCCGAGCTCGTGCGGCGGCTGCTCGAGTACGAGCAGACCAAGCTGCAGGCGGCCTCGCTTAATGCGATGCCGACCTACGGGCGCGACTTCTGGCGCGCCCAGGTCTACATCGAGCAGTCGCTCAAGCCGCGCTTCCCCGAGGTGGGAGTGGTCGACCTGCGCGATGCCTGGGCCGACATCATGAAGCGCGCCAAGCTCGTGCAGCACCACAAGATCTCGCGCGAGGAACTCAGCGTGCGCGAGCACATGAGCATCGTGCTGCGCCACCTGCAGGGCCAGCGCTTCGTGGAGTTCGAGAAGCTGTTCGACATCTCGCGCGGCGCGCCGGTGATGGTCGTGACCTTCATCGCGATGCTCGAGCTGGCCAAGGAAACGCTGATCGAGATCACGCAGGCCGAGGCCTTCGCGCCGATCTACGTGCGGCTGGCCTACTCCCCGGCCTGA
- the nadB gene encoding L-aspartate oxidase: MASSLDFDVLIVGSGLAGLSAALLLAPTHRVAVLTKRALADGSSGWAQGGIAAVLAAGDSFDAHVDDTLVAGAGLCDPAATRFVVEHAPEAIGWLRELGVPFSEEDGDLHLTREGGHSQRRIVHVTDATGAAVQQVLIERVRRTPNVTLFEHHTLVDLVAGERLGAPEAGCAGLYALDDASGEVLAFRAPHTILATGGAGKVYLYTTNPDTATGDGIAAAWRAGCRVSNMEFIQFHPTCLYHPHAKSFLISEAVRGEGGLLKLPESAGGTRFMPRHDERAELAPRDVVARAIDFEMKKHGLDCVHLDISHQSPDFLRAHFPNILARCAELGIDITREPIPVVPAAHYTCGGVVTDLAGRTDLPGLYAIGETACTGLHGANRLASNSLVECMVFARAAAAAIGAAPARKPVALPAWDASQVTDADEAVVISHNWDELRRFMWDYVGIVRTNKRLERASHRIALLQAEIHEFYANFHVTRDLLELRNLVQVAELIVRSAQARHESRGLHFSRDYPSLAEPTAPTVLVPADR; encoded by the coding sequence ATGGCCTCCTCCCTCGATTTCGACGTCCTCATCGTCGGCAGCGGCCTCGCCGGGCTCTCCGCGGCCCTGCTGCTGGCGCCCACGCACCGCGTGGCGGTGCTGACCAAGCGCGCGCTGGCCGACGGCTCCAGCGGCTGGGCCCAGGGCGGCATCGCGGCGGTGCTGGCCGCGGGCGACAGCTTCGACGCCCATGTCGACGACACGCTGGTGGCCGGCGCCGGCCTGTGCGATCCGGCCGCCACGCGCTTCGTGGTCGAGCACGCGCCCGAGGCCATCGGCTGGCTGCGCGAGCTCGGCGTGCCCTTCTCCGAGGAGGACGGCGACCTGCACCTCACGCGCGAAGGCGGCCACAGCCAGCGCCGCATCGTGCACGTGACCGACGCCACCGGCGCGGCCGTGCAGCAGGTGCTGATCGAGCGCGTGCGCCGCACGCCCAACGTCACGCTGTTCGAGCACCACACGCTGGTCGACCTGGTCGCCGGCGAGCGGCTCGGTGCGCCCGAGGCGGGCTGCGCGGGCCTCTACGCGCTCGACGACGCCAGCGGCGAGGTGCTGGCCTTCCGCGCGCCGCACACCATCCTGGCCACGGGCGGCGCGGGCAAGGTCTACCTCTACACCACCAACCCCGACACCGCCACCGGCGACGGCATCGCCGCCGCCTGGCGCGCGGGCTGCCGGGTGTCGAACATGGAGTTCATCCAGTTCCACCCGACCTGCCTCTACCACCCGCATGCCAAGTCCTTCCTGATCAGCGAGGCGGTGCGCGGCGAAGGCGGGCTGCTCAAGCTGCCCGAATCGGCGGGAGGCACCCGCTTCATGCCGCGGCACGACGAGCGCGCCGAACTCGCGCCGCGCGACGTGGTGGCGCGCGCGATCGACTTCGAGATGAAGAAGCACGGCCTGGACTGCGTGCACCTCGACATCTCGCACCAGAGCCCCGATTTCCTGCGCGCGCATTTCCCGAACATCCTCGCGCGCTGCGCCGAGCTCGGCATCGACATCACGCGCGAGCCGATCCCGGTGGTGCCGGCCGCCCACTACACCTGCGGCGGCGTGGTGACCGACCTGGCCGGCCGCACCGACCTGCCGGGCCTCTACGCGATCGGCGAGACCGCCTGCACCGGGCTGCACGGCGCGAACCGGCTGGCCAGCAATTCGCTGGTGGAGTGCATGGTGTTCGCGCGCGCGGCCGCGGCGGCCATCGGCGCCGCGCCGGCACGCAAGCCGGTGGCGCTGCCGGCCTGGGATGCGAGCCAGGTGACCGATGCCGACGAGGCGGTGGTGATCTCGCACAACTGGGACGAGCTGCGCCGCTTCATGTGGGACTACGTGGGCATCGTGCGCACCAACAAGCGCCTGGAGCGCGCGAGCCACCGCATCGCGCTGCTGCAGGCCGAGATCCACGAGTTCTACGCCAACTTCCACGTCACGCGCGACCTGCTCGAACTGCGCAACCTGGTGCAGGTGGCCGAGCTGATCGTGCGTTCCGCGCAGGCCCGCCACGAGAGCCGGGGCCTGCATTTCAGCCGCGACTACCCTTCGCTCGCCGAGCCCACCGCGCCCACGGTGCTGGTGCCGGCCGACCGATAG
- the panB gene encoding 3-methyl-2-oxobutanoate hydroxymethyltransferase — protein sequence MSTASTPNEATAATPYGTLPPASQPATRKPLSLPRLAELHARGEKIAMLTAYDATFAAVADAAGVECLLVGDSLGMVCQGLSSTVGVTLETMRHHTDSVSRGLRRVQGTAWLIADLPFGSYQESREQALRSATVLMQAGAHMVKLEGGGWTTETVRFLVERGIPVCAHLGLTPQTVHALGGYRVQGKGDAAAARLREEAQALQDAGAAMLVLEMVPAALAAALTAELTRCATIGIGAGRGTAGQVLVLHDMLGLNLGRMPKFVRNFMDGAGGIPQALAAYVRAVKDGSFPDDRLHAW from the coding sequence ATGTCCACCGCCTCCACCCCGAACGAAGCCACCGCCGCCACGCCCTACGGCACGCTGCCGCCGGCCTCGCAGCCCGCCACGCGCAAGCCGCTGAGTCTGCCGCGGCTGGCCGAGCTGCATGCGCGCGGCGAGAAGATCGCGATGCTCACGGCCTACGACGCCACCTTCGCGGCCGTGGCCGATGCCGCGGGCGTCGAATGCCTCTTGGTCGGCGATTCGCTCGGCATGGTCTGCCAGGGCCTCTCGAGCACGGTCGGCGTCACGCTCGAGACCATGCGCCACCACACCGACAGCGTCTCGCGCGGGCTGCGCCGCGTGCAGGGCACGGCCTGGCTGATCGCCGACCTGCCCTTCGGCAGCTACCAGGAATCGCGCGAACAGGCGCTGCGCAGCGCCACCGTGCTGATGCAGGCCGGCGCCCACATGGTGAAGCTCGAGGGCGGCGGCTGGACCACCGAGACGGTGCGCTTCCTGGTCGAGCGCGGCATCCCGGTGTGCGCGCACCTGGGCCTGACGCCGCAGACCGTGCATGCGCTCGGCGGCTACCGCGTGCAGGGCAAGGGCGACGCCGCCGCGGCCCGGCTGCGCGAGGAGGCCCAGGCGCTGCAGGACGCGGGCGCCGCGATGCTGGTGCTCGAGATGGTGCCGGCCGCGCTGGCCGCCGCGCTCACGGCCGAACTCACGCGCTGCGCCACCATCGGCATCGGGGCCGGCCGCGGCACCGCGGGCCAGGTGCTCGTGCTGCACGACATGCTGGGCCTGAACCTGGGCCGCATGCCGAAGTTCGTGCGCAACTTCATGGACGGCGCCGGCGGCATCCCGCAGGCGCTCGCGGCCTATGTGCGCGCCGTCAAGGACGGCAGCTTTCCCGACGACCGGCTGCACGCCTGGTAA
- a CDS encoding pantoate--beta-alanine ligase codes for MFIARTIPELRDHLARFERPAFVPTMGNLHDGHIALVTQAKPLGDATVASIFVNRLQFLPHEDFDTYPRTWDSDCAKLEAAGCDVLFAPDERALYPEPQTCKVHPDPALADILEGHFRPGFFVGVCTVVMKLFSCVQPRVAVFGKKDYQQLMMIRHLVRQFALPIEVVGGETRRADDGLALSSRNGYLSEGERAEAVQLSRALKEIAEAVRGGGELAAIEGRAMQALAQRGWQPDYLTVRRRLDLQPPAALDGTEPLVALAAARLGSTRLIDNLEIEPWAATR; via the coding sequence ATGTTCATCGCCCGCACCATCCCCGAACTGCGCGACCACCTGGCACGCTTCGAGCGCCCCGCCTTCGTGCCGACCATGGGCAACCTGCACGACGGCCACATCGCGCTGGTCACGCAGGCGAAGCCGCTGGGCGACGCCACCGTCGCGAGCATCTTCGTGAACCGGCTGCAGTTCCTGCCGCACGAGGACTTCGACACCTATCCGCGCACCTGGGACAGCGACTGCGCCAAGCTGGAAGCCGCCGGCTGCGACGTGCTGTTCGCGCCCGACGAGCGGGCGCTCTATCCCGAGCCCCAGACCTGCAAGGTGCATCCCGACCCGGCGCTGGCCGACATCCTCGAGGGCCACTTCCGGCCCGGCTTCTTCGTCGGCGTGTGCACCGTGGTGATGAAGCTGTTCAGCTGCGTGCAGCCGCGCGTGGCGGTGTTCGGCAAGAAGGACTACCAGCAGCTGATGATGATCCGTCACCTGGTGCGGCAGTTCGCGCTTCCGATCGAGGTCGTGGGCGGCGAGACGCGCCGCGCCGACGACGGCCTCGCGCTCTCCTCGCGCAACGGCTACCTCAGCGAGGGCGAGCGCGCCGAGGCGGTGCAGCTCTCGCGCGCGCTCAAGGAGATCGCCGAGGCCGTGCGCGGCGGCGGCGAGCTCGCGGCGATCGAGGGACGCGCGATGCAGGCGCTGGCGCAGCGCGGCTGGCAGCCCGACTACCTGACGGTGCGGCGGCGCCTCGACCTGCAGCCGCCGGCCGCGCTCGACGGCACCGAGCCGCTGGTGGCGCTCGCGGCCGCGCGCCTGGGCAGCACGCGGCTGATCGACAACCTCGAGATCGAGCCCTGGGCGGCGACGCGATGA
- the queE gene encoding 7-carboxy-7-deazaguanine synthase, giving the protein MSYSVKEIFYTLQGEGGQAGMPAVFCRFAGCNLWSGREADRASAVCRFCDTDFVGTDGTLGGKFKEADALADTIAAQWPADDAGHRLVVLTGGEPLLQVDAALIDALHARGFRIAVESNGTVAAPEGIDWLCISPKAGAPWVQRRGQELKLVWPQEGIDLDAMARSGEFAHRFLQPMDGPRQAAHTALCIDACLRQPRWRLSVQTHKFTGIR; this is encoded by the coding sequence ATGAGCTACAGCGTCAAGGAGATCTTCTACACGCTGCAGGGCGAAGGCGGCCAGGCCGGCATGCCCGCCGTGTTCTGCCGCTTCGCTGGCTGCAACCTCTGGAGCGGCCGCGAGGCCGACCGCGCCAGCGCCGTCTGCCGTTTCTGCGACACCGATTTCGTCGGCACCGACGGCACGCTGGGCGGCAAGTTCAAGGAGGCCGATGCGCTGGCCGACACCATCGCCGCGCAGTGGCCCGCCGACGACGCCGGCCATCGCCTCGTGGTGCTGACCGGCGGCGAGCCGCTGCTGCAGGTCGACGCCGCGCTGATCGATGCGCTGCATGCGCGCGGCTTCCGCATCGCCGTCGAGAGCAACGGCACCGTGGCCGCGCCCGAGGGTATCGACTGGCTCTGCATCAGCCCCAAGGCCGGCGCGCCCTGGGTGCAGCGGCGCGGTCAGGAGCTCAAGCTGGTGTGGCCGCAGGAGGGCATCGACCTCGACGCGATGGCGCGCAGCGGCGAGTTCGCGCACCGCTTCCTGCAACCCATGGATGGCCCGCGGCAGGCCGCCCACACCGCGCTGTGCATCGACGCCTGCCTGCGCCAGCCGCGCTGGCGCCTCAGCGTGCAGACCCACAAGTTCACCGGCATCCGCTGA
- a CDS encoding 6-carboxytetrahydropterin synthase: MRFTISQRFFFDAAHTLKREIEAEGSRRIHGHTYHAEVWLAGERDPATGMVIDLGLLRRRLEDVRERLDHRLLDEVPGLHPPTLENLCLFIAEALGELRASLARVRVWRAALGDSCTLEF, encoded by the coding sequence ATGCGATTCACGATCAGCCAACGCTTCTTCTTCGACGCCGCCCACACCCTGAAACGCGAGATCGAGGCCGAAGGCAGCCGCCGCATCCACGGCCACACCTACCACGCCGAAGTCTGGCTCGCGGGCGAGCGCGATCCCGCGACCGGCATGGTGATCGACTTGGGCCTGCTGCGACGCCGGCTCGAGGACGTGCGCGAGCGGCTCGACCACCGGCTGCTCGACGAGGTGCCGGGGCTGCATCCGCCCACGCTGGAGAACCTGTGCCTGTTCATCGCCGAGGCGTTGGGCGAGCTGCGCGCATCGCTGGCGCGCGTGCGGGTGTGGCGCGCGGCGCTCGGCGACTCCTGCACGCTGGAGTTCTGA
- the nadA gene encoding quinolinate synthase NadA has translation MASSVIDVEYEQPAEGSVCDTRRAWARVPPEPTPTEREALKERIRRLLRERNAVMVSHFYVHPDLQDLAEETGGIVSDSLEMARFGRDHAAGTLVVSGVRFMGETAKILSPEKRVLMPDLDANCSLDLGCPVDEFSAFCDAHPDRTVVVYANTSAAVKARADWLVTSSCALDVVGALHAQGRKILWGPDRHLGDYIQRQTGADMVSWNGACIVHDEFKALELELLKQAHPRAKVLVHPESSAEVIALADAVGSTSAILNAARQLDATEFIVATDNGMLHKLRALNPGKTFIEAPTAGNGATCKSCAHCPWMAMNGLADLANALETGAGEIHVDPALGLRARVPIDRMLAFTAGLKNGIAPGSLVAGIGAA, from the coding sequence ATGGCTTCCTCCGTCATCGATGTCGAGTACGAACAGCCTGCAGAAGGGAGCGTCTGCGACACCCGCCGCGCCTGGGCCCGCGTGCCGCCCGAGCCCACGCCCACCGAGCGCGAGGCGCTCAAGGAGCGCATCCGCCGCCTGCTGCGCGAGCGCAACGCGGTCATGGTGTCGCACTTCTACGTCCACCCCGACCTGCAGGACCTGGCCGAGGAAACCGGCGGCATCGTCAGCGATTCGCTCGAGATGGCGCGCTTCGGCCGCGACCACGCGGCCGGCACGCTGGTGGTGTCGGGCGTGCGCTTCATGGGCGAGACCGCCAAGATCCTGTCGCCCGAGAAGCGGGTGCTGATGCCCGACCTCGACGCCAACTGCTCGCTCGACCTGGGCTGCCCGGTCGACGAGTTCAGCGCCTTCTGCGACGCCCATCCCGACCGCACCGTGGTCGTCTACGCCAACACCAGCGCCGCCGTGAAGGCGCGCGCCGACTGGCTCGTCACCTCGAGCTGCGCGCTCGACGTGGTGGGCGCGCTGCATGCGCAGGGCCGCAAGATCCTCTGGGGCCCCGACCGCCACCTCGGCGACTACATCCAGCGCCAGACCGGTGCCGACATGGTGAGCTGGAACGGCGCGTGCATCGTGCACGACGAGTTCAAGGCGCTCGAGCTCGAGCTGCTCAAGCAGGCCCATCCGCGCGCCAAGGTGCTGGTGCATCCCGAGTCCTCGGCCGAGGTGATCGCGCTGGCCGATGCCGTGGGTTCGACCTCGGCGATCCTCAACGCCGCGCGCCAGCTCGACGCGACCGAGTTCATCGTCGCGACCGACAACGGCATGCTGCACAAGCTGCGTGCGCTCAACCCGGGCAAGACCTTCATCGAGGCGCCCACGGCCGGCAACGGCGCCACCTGCAAGAGCTGCGCGCATTGCCCGTGGATGGCGATGAACGGGCTGGCCGACCTCGCGAACGCGCTCGAGACCGGCGCCGGCGAGATCCACGTCGACCCGGCGCTGGGCCTGCGCGCGCGCGTGCCGATCGACCGCATGCTGGCCTTCACGGCCGGGCTGAAGAACGGCATCGCGCCCGGCAGCCTGGTGGCGGGGATCGGCGCGGCCTGA
- a CDS encoding carboxylating nicotinate-nucleotide diphosphorylase, whose product MRSRFDFSAPAIAALAQADAVRALQEDVADGDLTASLVDAGRRAQARVLVREPAVLCGAPWVEATLAQLDPQVRIDWRCAEGGRCEPNQVVLEMEGPARALLTAERTALNFLQLLSAVATKAALYSDIVEGTRARIVDTRKTLPGLRLAQKYAVRTGGGLNHRIGLYDAVLIKENHIAAAGGVAAALRAVAPAAERADFVEIEVETLAQLREALEAGARMVLLDNMDLPTLREAVRINDAAGEGRAVLEISGGVTLEGLRELAETGVDRISVGALTKDVKAIDFSMRFQDR is encoded by the coding sequence ATGCGTTCCCGTTTCGATTTCTCCGCGCCGGCCATCGCCGCGCTGGCCCAGGCCGATGCGGTCCGCGCACTGCAGGAGGACGTCGCCGACGGCGACCTCACCGCCTCCCTGGTCGATGCCGGCCGCCGCGCCCAGGCGCGCGTGCTGGTGCGCGAGCCGGCCGTGCTGTGCGGCGCGCCCTGGGTCGAGGCCACGCTGGCGCAGCTCGATCCGCAGGTGCGCATCGACTGGCGCTGCGCCGAGGGCGGGCGCTGCGAGCCGAACCAGGTCGTGCTCGAGATGGAAGGCCCGGCCCGCGCGCTGCTGACCGCCGAGCGCACCGCGCTCAACTTCCTGCAACTGCTGAGCGCCGTGGCGACCAAGGCCGCGCTCTACAGCGACATCGTCGAGGGCACGCGCGCGCGCATCGTCGACACCCGCAAGACCCTGCCGGGCCTGCGCCTGGCGCAGAAGTACGCGGTGCGCACCGGCGGTGGCCTCAACCACCGCATCGGCCTGTACGACGCCGTGCTGATCAAGGAAAACCACATCGCCGCGGCCGGTGGCGTGGCCGCCGCGCTGCGCGCCGTGGCCCCCGCGGCCGAGCGTGCCGACTTCGTCGAGATCGAGGTCGAGACGCTGGCGCAACTGCGCGAGGCGCTCGAGGCCGGCGCGCGCATGGTGCTGCTCGACAACATGGACCTGCCGACCCTGCGCGAGGCGGTGCGCATCAACGACGCCGCCGGCGAAGGCCGCGCGGTGCTCGAGATCTCGGGCGGCGTCACGCTCGAGGGCCTGCGCGAGCTGGCCGAGACCGGCGTCGACCGGATCTCGGTCGGCGCGCTGACCAAGGACGTCAAGGCCATCGATTTCTCGATGCGCTTCCAGGACCGCTGA
- a CDS encoding NAD(P)-dependent glycerol-3-phosphate dehydrogenase, with protein sequence MKICVHGAGAWGTAVAVNAAARHEVTLWARDAAQAETISRARENTRYLPGLALPASLSVRAGGIGQAQAGADLVIVATPMAALRLQLETLRDSGTRVPVAWLCKGVEPAQAANTTASSFGLLAHEIRAQVAPDLLAGVLSGPSFAQEVAEGRPTALVAASPHAAVRDALVDAFHGPALRVYANDDIVGVEVGGAVKNVLAIATGLCDGLALGLNARAALITRGLAEMTRFGLALGARTDTFMGLSGLGDLVLTATGDLSRNRKVGLLLAQGRTLAQAVDSLGHVAEGVYCARTVVQRARGLGVEMPIAEGVVALLDGRVSPADAVAALTGRDPVPESVRPPP encoded by the coding sequence ATGAAGATCTGCGTTCATGGCGCCGGCGCCTGGGGCACGGCGGTGGCCGTCAATGCGGCCGCCCGCCACGAGGTCACGCTGTGGGCCCGCGACGCGGCCCAGGCCGAGACCATCTCCCGGGCCCGCGAGAACACCCGCTATCTGCCGGGGCTGGCATTGCCGGCCTCGCTCTCGGTGCGCGCGGGCGGCATCGGCCAGGCGCAGGCCGGCGCCGACCTCGTCATCGTGGCCACGCCCATGGCCGCGCTGCGCCTGCAGCTCGAGACCCTGCGCGACAGCGGCACCCGCGTGCCGGTCGCCTGGCTCTGCAAGGGCGTCGAGCCCGCGCAGGCCGCGAACACCACCGCTTCCTCCTTCGGCCTGCTGGCTCACGAGATCCGCGCGCAGGTCGCGCCCGATCTGCTGGCCGGCGTGCTCAGCGGCCCGAGCTTCGCGCAGGAAGTGGCCGAGGGCCGCCCGACCGCACTGGTCGCCGCCAGCCCGCATGCCGCCGTGCGCGACGCGCTGGTCGATGCCTTCCATGGCCCCGCGCTGCGCGTCTATGCCAACGACGACATCGTCGGCGTCGAGGTCGGCGGCGCGGTCAAGAACGTGCTGGCCATCGCCACCGGCCTGTGCGACGGCCTCGCGCTGGGCCTCAATGCACGCGCCGCGCTGATCACGCGCGGCCTGGCCGAGATGACCCGCTTCGGCCTCGCGCTCGGCGCCCGCACCGACACCTTCATGGGCCTGTCGGGCCTGGGCGACCTGGTGCTGACCGCCACCGGCGACCTGTCGCGCAACCGCAAGGTCGGCCTGCTGCTGGCCCAGGGCCGCACCCTGGCGCAGGCGGTCGATTCGCTCGGCCACGTGGCCGAGGGCGTCTACTGCGCCCGCACCGTGGTGCAGCGCGCGCGCGGGCTGGGCGTGGAAATGCCCATTGCCGAGGGCGTGGTCGCGCTGCTCGACGGCCGCGTGAGCCCGGCCGATGCCGTGGCCGCGCTCACCGGGCGCGACCCGGTGCCCGAATCGGTCCGGCCGCCGCCCTGA
- the secB gene encoding protein-export chaperone SecB codes for MADQQAQDPVFQIQRVYLKDLSLEQPNSPAILLEQEQPTVDIQLGVDAQPVADGIFEVSVSATVQTKIGDKTVFLVEAKQAGIFEIRNLPEDQMGPILGIACPQIVYPYLRGNVADVIQRGGFPPVHLAEINFQAMYEQQQAQAAGQPSPIITQ; via the coding sequence ATGGCCGACCAGCAAGCCCAAGATCCCGTGTTCCAGATCCAGCGCGTCTACCTCAAGGACCTGTCGCTCGAACAACCCAACTCGCCCGCGATCCTGCTGGAACAGGAACAGCCCACCGTCGACATCCAGCTCGGCGTGGACGCCCAGCCCGTGGCCGACGGCATCTTCGAGGTGTCGGTGTCCGCCACCGTGCAGACCAAGATCGGCGACAAGACCGTGTTCCTGGTCGAAGCCAAGCAGGCCGGCATCTTCGAGATCCGCAACCTGCCCGAAGACCAGATGGGCCCGATCCTCGGCATCGCCTGCCCGCAGATCGTCTACCCCTACCTGCGCGGCAACGTGGCCGACGTGATCCAGCGCGGCGGCTTCCCGCCCGTGCACCTGGCCGAGATCAACTTCCAGGCCATGTACGAGCAGCAGCAGGCACAGGCCGCCGGCCAGCCGTCGCCCATCATCACGCAGTAA
- the grxC gene encoding glutaredoxin 3, producing MQAVKMYTTAVCPYCTRAKQILKSKGVEQIEEIRIDSDPQARMAMMEITQRRTVPQIFIGDTHVGGCDDLMALDSRGGLVPLLQGQAA from the coding sequence ATGCAAGCCGTCAAGATGTACACCACCGCCGTGTGCCCCTACTGCACACGCGCCAAGCAGATCCTCAAGTCCAAGGGCGTCGAGCAGATCGAGGAGATCCGCATCGACAGCGATCCCCAGGCGCGCATGGCCATGATGGAGATCACCCAGCGCCGCACGGTGCCGCAGATCTTCATCGGCGACACCCACGTGGGCGGCTGCGACGACCTGATGGCGCTCGACAGCCGCGGCGGCCTGGTGCCGCTGCTGCAGGGCCAGGCGGCCTGA